The genomic DNA CCATTTCATATCTAAACTAGAAGAACATAAGTTTTCTATCATAGAATACCCTTGGTTAAAAGTACCTGCGTCTTTAATTTTCTTCAATAAGGCTGCAGGAATCACTTCTCCTGTTTTGTAATGAATTGCGTAATTATTTAATATTTCTGGGTGCGTAGACCAGTTCTCATTAAACTGAGAAGGGAATTCCACAAAATCTCTTGCGGTACTTGTTCCTGAAATTGAAGCATATTTCTGATTTCCGAAAAAACCGTGCAATGCATGTCCAAATTCATGAAACATGGTTTCTACTTCGTCAAAACTGATTAGTGCAGGTTCTCCTTCTGCTGGTTTTGGCGAATTACACACATTATAAATTACTGGTTTTTGGTTGCGTAACTTAGATTGTTTTACAAAACTACTCATCCACGCGCCTCCACGTTTGCTATCTCTTGCATAATAATCTCCAAAAAATAAGCCTAATTTACTTCCGTCTTCTTCAAACAACTCATAAACCACAACATCTGGGTGATAAGTTGGTATGTCTGTACGTTTTTTGAAGGTAATTCCATATAATTTTGTAGCTGCATAGAAAACACCTTTTTCTAAAACGTTTGTCATTTCAAAATAAGGTTTTACTTCGTCTTCGTTTAAGTTGTATTTCGATTTACGTACCTTTTCTGCATAATGATTCCAATCATACCCTGCTAACTTAAAGTCTTCTCCTTCTTTATTAATTTCTTTCTGAATTTCTTTTATCTCAGAACCTGCTTTCTCTAAAGAACCCGGAATTAAGTTTTTAAACATGTCAAAAACTTTATCTGGTGTTCCCGCCATGGTTCCCTGTAAACTCCAACTTGCATAATTGTTAAAACCTAAAATCTGTGCTTTTTCCGCTCTTAACAAAGTCATTTTTAAAACTAAATCGCTAGTATCATACTCTCCTGCATCAGATCTATGTATCGATTTTTCGAATAACTCTTTTCTAGTTGCTCTGTTTTCTAATGTTTGTAAAGCTGGTTGTTGTGTTGTATTTACTAACTGAATTTCATATTTCCCCTCTTTTTCTAAAGAACTTATTTTTTCATCAGAAAAACCTTTTAACTGTGCTTTGTCAGTAATTACAAGTCCGCCTTTTTTACTCGCATCTAATAATTTCTTTCCAAAATCATTTGATAAACTTGCTATTTCAGAATTTATCTCTTTTAATTTGTCCTTTTTTTCTTCGGATAAATTTGCACCAGCTTTAGAAAAATTCTTAAAATATTCTTTTACCAAATGCTTCGATTCTGCATCTAAATTAGCGTCCGATACATTGTTATACACTGTTTTAATTTTCTCAAACAGTTTGGTATTTAATAAAATATCATCTGAATGTTTAGAAAATTTTGGAGCTAATTCTTTCTGATTGGCTTTTATCGTATCATTTGTATGCGCACCTGCAAGTCCAGAAAAAACCGAATTCACATCATCTAACTTCTTACTACTTTCTTCTAAAGCTAAAATGGTATTTTCAAAAGTTGGCGTTTCTGTATTCTCTGTAATTTTAGCAATTGCTTCATTTTGCAATTTCATACCTTCTAAAATTGCAGGTAAAAAATGAGCCGTTTTTATTTTAGAGAAATCTGGCGTACCATATTCTAAGGTACTTTTAATTAATAAAGGATTTTTCGAGAGATCCATCGTATGTTCTTTTTTTGCTTCTTTCGTATTACAAGAAATCACCAATAATATGGAAGCTGCTATTGTTATATATTTTTTCATTGTGTACTTAATTAAATTAATCAATTGCTTTTAAACTTAAATCTAAATTATAAACCGAGTGCGTTAATGCGCCAGATGAAATAAAATCTACGCCACATTCTGCATATTTTCTAATGGTGTCTTCGTTAATTCCGCCAGAAGATTCTGTTAAACAGGTATCACCAATTAAAGCGACTGCTTTTCGAGTATTTTCATAATTAAAGTTGTCTATTAAAATTCTATACACACCTTCATTTGACAAAATTTCTTTAATTTCTTCTAGACTTCTTGCTTCTACAATAATCTTAATATCTAGTTTTTTCTCTGCTAAGTATTTCTTTGTTTTGGTGATTGCAGCCGTAATTCCGCCAGCAAAATCGATGTGATTATCCTTAATCATCACCATGTCATACAATGCAAAACGATGATTTTCTCCACCTCCAATTTTTACAGCCCATTTTTCTAACGCCCTAATTCCTGGGGTTGTTTTTCTAGTATCTAAAACTTTTGTTTTTGTTCCTTTTAATAAATCAGCAAAAAAAGCTGTTTTTGTTGCAATTGCAGACATTCTTTGCATCGCATTTAACACCAAACGTTCTGCCATTAATATCGATTGCGATTTTCCTGAAACATGAAAAACAATGTCACCGTACTTTACTTTTTCGCCATCATTTATAAACGTTTCTACTTGTAAATCTTTATCTACGTATGAAAAAACTTGTTTAGCAAATTCTACACCAGCAATAATTCCATCATCTTTTACTAATAATTTCGCTTTTCCTTGTGCATCCGAAGGAATACAAGAAAGAGAGGTATGATCTCCATCGCCAACATCTTCGCGAATTGCATTGCTTATTATAAGTTCTAATTCTTTTTCAAATTGTTCTTTTGATATCATAATTTCTGAATTCTGATGTAAAAATAACAATGATTTTCAACTTTTAGTAACTTCTGTTGAATTTATGTTTTAAAACTAATAAATTTGTACCGACAATAATTGTCTCCTCGAGTGCAGTCGAGAGGTTTTATAAGGTTTCGACTGCGCTCGACCAAACAAAAACTATGAAAATTAAATTGCTTGCCATTGGTAAAACAGATAATAAACACTTAATTCAGTTGGTTGAAGAATATCAAAACCGACTAAAACACTACGTTAAGTTTGAGTTGGAAGTGATTCTGGATATTAAAAATGTAAAGAATTTAAGTGAAGTTCAGCAGAAAGAAAAAGAAGGAGAATTGATATTATCGAAATTGCAAAACACAGATCAATTAGTGTTGCTAGACGATAAAGGAAAACACTTTACTTCTATTGAGTTTTCACAATATCTTCAGAAAAAAATGAATTCTGGTATTAAGCAATTGGTTTTAGTTATTGGTGGCCCTTATGGTTTTTCTGATGCTGTTTACACAAAATCTAGTGGAAAAATATCATTGTCTAAAATGACATTTTCTCACCAAATGATTCGTTTGTTTGTTGTAGAACAAATCTACAGAGGTTTTACAATTCTTAAGAATGAGCCTTATCATCATGAGTAACCACAACTATCTTTTTTTAAACTGTCTTTTTAATTTTTGAAGCAATTCTGTAAATTAAAATAATCTCAAAAATTTCAACAATAAATTGAGTAACAATTGCAATTGGAGACAATAGCACAAGCAAAAGACAAATTCCAGTTATAATCTCAAGAACTCCAGTCCATTTTGCTAAGTCTCCAAAATCGGTTAACCTCATAATTGCGATTCCTACGATTACACTTAAAACTCCGTACGCAATTAGTTTTGAAAGACCGAAAATGCTTAAAAAATCTTCCCAAATATATAATGAAGTTATATCTAAAACAGAAAAAAACAACGTAAAAATAATAATTAAAAAAGCGCTAATTTGTAATAAATAATTTTGAAACATACCACCAATAATTACAAATCCTCTAAAAAACAAAAAATAAGAAATAACTGCTAACAGTTTAATTACAATATAAATACTTTTAAAGGCATTACTTTCTTTCTCAAAACTTAATAAATCTGCACCAACTTCAAAAAAGCCAACTATAAAATAAACAATTCCAAAAATCATAGCAATATTTAGTTGCCTATAAATATTGTCTTTATTAATTCCTAAAATAGAATCGAATTTTCCTGGAGTATATTTTTTTTCTAATACTTCTTCATAATCAAAACCTAAAACCTCTAAAATTGCCTTTATGGTATAACTTCTTGGAGAAACATCGCCCGCTTCTATTCGCTGAATTGTACGCACATTTATATTACATCGATCTACCAATTCTTCTTGTGTAAATCCTTTTTGTTTACGAAGTTCTAAAATCTTCTTTCCTAATTCTGGTTGTTTCATTACAAGTATATTTTTAAATTCCATACAATGTTAGTGCAGTAAATTAAATTTACAATTTTTTTGAGTCATTTTCAACCCGACATTTCCACGACAAAGCAATGGTAACAATACTTCTGGCAATTTATAGTTTTTGCAATTTACATTCTTTTTTTAGCTTTTTTGATGTTTAAATCTTAAAAAAACATCTTTAAAATGATTACATTTGTTGAAAATCAATTCGTTTTTAATGAAACTAGTCTTCGCAACCAACAACCTTAACAAATTAAAAGAAGTACAAGAAATGCTTTCTAACACCATAGAAATAATAAGTTTGAAAGACATTAATTGTTTTGATGAAGTTGATGAAACAGAACCTACTTTAGAAGGAAACGCAAAATTAAAAGCAGATTATATTACCCAAAATTTTGGGTACAATTGTTTTGCCGACGATACTGGTTTAGAGGTAGAAAGTTTAGATGGCAAACCAGGAGTGTATTCTGCTCGTTTTGCTGGTGAACCTGCAAATTCTGAAAATAATATGCAAAAATTATTAACGGATTTAGAAAACAAAAAAAATAGAAAAGCACAATTTAGAACAGCTATTTGTTTAAACTTAGACAACAAACAATATATCTTTGAAGGAGTTTGCAAAGGTGAAATCTTAAAAGAAAAACAAGGCGAAAAAGGTTTTGGATATGATCCTATATTTAAACCAACAGGATTCTCTGAATCTTTTGCTGAAATGAAATCTGAAGAAAAAAATAAAATTTCTCATAGAGGAATTGCAATGCTGAAATTAGTTACATTTTTAAAAGAAAATTACTCCTAAAACTTTAGATTTTAAAAGTTAAAAAAACTGTAAGCTCTTTTACAAAATGGAACAAAAATCATATAAAAAACACTTTATCCTTTTATCAGTTTTACTGGTTGTATTGTTTGTGTTAAACATTAGCTTAGGCTCTGTTTCTATTCCATTTAAAGACATTTTTAATACTTTAATAGGTAATTCTGCAGCCAAAGAAAGTTGGCAAACCATTATTTTAAATTTTAGATTGCCAAAAGCTATCACAGCAATTTTAGTGGGTTCTGGTTTATCTGTTGCTGGTTTATTAATGCAAACTTTATTTAGAAATCCGTTAGCGGGTCCTTTTGTGTTGGGTATTTCTTCTGGTGCAAGTTTGGGTGTTGCTTTATTAATTTTAGGCACTGCCCTTTTTGGTGGCCTTTTCCTAGCAAATTCAATCTCTAACTGGTCTATGCCTATTGCTTCTAGTTTGGGTGCTTTCTTAGTATTGTCTGCCGTAATTATTGCAGCAAATAGGGTACGAAATACCATGTCTATTTTAATTATTGGGCTAATGTTTGGTAGTTTAACATCTGCTATTATTAGCGTTCTAGCATATTTTAGTGAAGCAGAACAAATTCAGCAATTTCTGTTTTGGAGCTTCGGTAGCTTAGGAAACCTTTCTTGGAATGAACTTATAGTATTCATTATAATTTACAGTGTTGGAATGTTGGCAACCTTATCTATTATAAAACCGTTAAACAGTTTTCTTTTAGGTGAAAATTATGCCAAAAGTTTAGGAATAAATGTGAAGAAAAGTAGAAACATCATTTTATTAATTACTAGTATTTTAACGGGAGTTATTACTGCTTTTGCTGGTCCTATTGCTTTTGTTGGGTTGGCAGTTCCTCATATTGCTAGAATGCTTTTTTCTACTTCAAATCATAAAACATTAATTCCGGCAGTTATTGTTTTAGGTGCAATTATCATGTTAATTTGTGACGCTATTGCACAATTACCAACAAGCGAGTTTACGTTGCCAATAAACGCAATTACCTCTTTATTTGGTGCGCCAATTGTTATTTGGTTATTAATTCGAAAGAAGAAGTTGTTTGTGTAAATTAGTGATTCGTGTAAAATATTATTTTGATGTAGCTGAGACATATATTAAATCATAAAATAGTTCACAAAGACATCAACAAACTTAGTATAACATTTGTTATATGAATAAAAAATTTAAAAAACAGACTACATAAGCACTTAGAAAACAAAGCATTGAAAGAAAATAAAATCGAACAGACAAAAAAACATATCGTCCTAAAAACCGAACACCTAACGATTGGTTATCAACAGAAAAAGCAAGACAAAATTGTTTTATCTGACATTAATTTATCCATAGAAAAAGGAAAACTAATTAGTGTTTTAGGTAAAAATGGTATCGGGAAATCGACACTTTTAAGAACACTTTCTAAAGTGCAAAAACCAATTTCTGGTACTATTTATTTTGAAGAGAAAGAATTGAATTTGTATTCTGAAAGTGAGCTTTCTAAAAAATTAAGTTTAGTTTTAACAGAACGCTTGCCAGAAAGTCAGCTAACAGTTTTCGAATTGATTGCATTAGGAAGACAACCCTACACAAATTGGATTGATAAACTTTCTGATACCGATTTAGAAAAAGTAAATTGGGCAATTGCACAAACAGAAATTACACATTTAAAAGACAATCGATTTTATGAACTAAGCGACGGCCAACTACAACGCGTTTTAATTGCTAGAGCTTTAGCACAAGATACTACGGTTATTATTTTAGATGAACCAACGGCACATTTAGACATGCACCAAACCATTAATATTTTTTCTTTGCTTCAGAAATTAGTACAACAAACAAAAAAAACAATTATTATTTCTTCTCATGAAATAAATTTGGCGTTGCAGCTTTCCGATGAAATTATTCTACTCACAGAAAACAACATTCAGTTTGGTACAACAGCAGAATTAATATCAAAAGACGCATTTGAAAACCTATTTCCCAACAACTTGTTAAATTTTAACAAAACCTTACAACAGTTTGTAATTAACAAGGCTTAAATTTGATGATATGGTAACTTTCGTTACTTTTGAATACTAATTACAACAAACAAAACACTTTTTACATCGATGAAAAAAATTCTTTATGTTGCTAGTGCAGTCGCTTTTATGGCCTGTGGTTCTAGTAAAACGGCGTCTAATGAAGATGCAAACGTAGATCAGGCTGCTAAATATGCAGCATCAATTACTGCTAAAGATTTAGGGAAACACTTATTTATTTATGCTTCAGATGAGTTTGAAGGTAGAAATACTGGTGAACCAGGACAGAAAAAAGCGGTTGAATATTTAAAAAACTTTTATGTTACCGAAGGAATTGATTCTCCTTTAGGTGGCGATGATTATTTTCAGGAAGTTCCTGCAGAATGGATCAATAAAAATGTGCGTAGCGGAAAATTTAAAGATTCTGAAAATGTAGTTGCTTTTATTAAAGGAAGCGAGAAACCAGATGAAATTGTAGTAATTTCTGCACATTTAGATCATGAAGGTATTAAAGATGGTGAAATTTATAACGGTGCAGATGATGATGGTTCTGGTACAGTTGCAATTTTAGAAATTGCACAAGCTTTTCAAATGGCAGCGAAAGCAGGAAAAGGGCCAAAACGTTCTATTTTATTTTTACACGTAACTGGTGAAGAAAAAGGTTTATTAGGTTCTAAATACTACACAGATGTAGATCCTATATTCCCTTTAGCAAATACCGTTTGTGATTTAAATATCGATATGGTTGGTAGAGTTGATGACAGACATAAAGCAGACCCTAATTATGTTTATTTAATTGGTTCAGACAAATTAAGTACAGAATTACATAATGTATCTGAGGCTGTTAATAAAAAATATACAAACATTAATTTAGATTATAAATATAATGATGAGAATGATCCTAATAGATTCTATTACAGATCTGACCATTATAACTTTGCAAAAAACAATGTGCCAATTATTTTTTACTTTAATGGTACGCATGCAGATTACCACAGACCTTCAGATACTCCAGACAAAATTAACTATGAGTTGTTAGAGAACAGAACTCGTTTGGTTTTTCATACTGCTTGGGAAGTTGCAAACATGGACAAAAGAATTGTTGCTGATAAGGCTGAAGTTAAAAAGGAAACTAAATAATTTTTTTCTTTTATAAACTATATAAAAACCGAGCGAAAGCTTGGTTTTTTTTGTTTAAAATAGGTGGTGCTACTTTTTGATTATGTTATTGAAAAAAGGTAGATTAGCCTCATCCATTCTCTTTTAAAATAAAAATAGTATAACTAATTTCTTTATGAAGAAATTATTATTTAATGGAATCCTCTTCTATTCAACAAATATTTCTTCACAAATAAACCCAAAAGACTCAACCGTTCAAGTAGTTGCATATTGGTCAAAATTAGAAAAGCAATCTTATAATATCTCTTATGATAAAATTAAAAATAACGATACAATTTCTAGAGAAATAATGAAATATGAAGTAGATATAAAAGTTATTGATTCTACTAAAAACAGCTACACAAGTGAATGGCTTTATAAGAACTTTACAATTGACACAGATAACGAATTAGTAAAAAAACTAACGGCAATTTCTAATGACATTTCCGTAACGATTAAAAAAGATGACCTTGGCGCTTTTATTGAAATTGTAAATTGAGAAGAAGTTAGAGACTATATTAAGAGGGTCGCTAAAAAACTTAGTACAGAATTTAAAGACATTCCTAATTCCAAAAAAATAATTGAAGATATTATGGATATTTATTCCTCTAAAGAATCTGTAGAATCAAATGCAATTAAAGACGCTATTCAGCTCTACTCTTTTCATGGTGTAAAATATAAGCTTGGAGAAGAATTAGAAGGGAAATTTAAAGTAGCTAATAATTTCGGAGGAAAACCATTTGAAACTGATGTAAGTTTTAGTCTAGACGAAATAAATTTAGAAGATGGAAATTCGGTAATTAGAATGAAACAAAATGTAAACTCTGAACAATTGACCTATGAAACTTATAATTACTTGAAAAAAACAGGGATTTTTGGATCAAATATTCCTAAACAAAAAGATTTTCCTTTATTAACTAATGAAACTTGGACAGCGTCTAGGATTCATGGAGAAACTGGTTGGATTATTTATAGTATCGAAACAAAGAAGGTAAAAGCAAAAGGAATAACAAAAATCGAAGAAAGAATAATAGAAATAAAGTAGCTTTAAATTATAAAACAAAAATCCGTGATAGTTACTCATAGAAAAAAACTTTAAGATAAAAAAAAAGCAACTCCTAAAAGTTGCTTTTTTAATAACTAAAATTATACTTTTTAATGATTTCCTTTTTTCAATAACTCAGGAAACTTCTTCTTAAATTTATTCAATCTTGGTACAGAAACCGCTTTTACATAACTTTGGTTTGGATTTCTTCTTTCAAAATCTTGATGATGCTCTTCTGCTTTGTAAAACTTCGTAAACTCGGTAACTTCTGTTACAATTTTACGTTTATACTCTTCTGCACTTAATTTCTTAATTGCATTTTCTATAATCTTTTTTTCATTTGCTGTTTTGTAAAAAGCAATAGACCTATATTGTGACCCGTAATCTGGGTGTTGCCCATTTTTTGTTGTTGGGTTATGAGAACCAAAAAACACCGTAACTAAGGTTTCGAAACTTATTTTTTTAGGATTGTAATACACAGCAACTGCTTCCGCATGTCCTGTTTTTCCTGTTCCTATTTTTTCATAAGTAGGGTTTAATGTTTTTCCGCCGGCATAACCAGAAACAGCTTCCTCTACTCCTGTTACACTTTCGAAAATAGCTTCTACACACCAGAAACATCCACTTGCGAAATACGCAACTTCGGTGTCTCTAGTAGGCGTAAACATTACTTTTGCCATATTTTCTTTGTTTTCTTCCTTGTTTGAAAAACCAAAACAAGAAACCAATAAGATTGAAAAACTAACTACTAAAAGAGATTTTATAATTTTCATACTGCTGTTTTTAATATTATATAATAAAAATTGTACCAAAAATAAATTTATAACTTTTAGTACAATTTTCCGAATTTTTAATTCAAAATTGATAAAGTTCTGAACTATTTAATCAGTCGTAAAATTATAGCTCTTTTTACAGTTGTTTACAACTTTAGCATTTTGTTAAGAAACCTGTTTGTATAAAAGGCAGTAGATAGTTATTTTTGTTAAATAATTTATAACATAAACTTTGTCTCTTTAAGTATTAGCAAAATCAAAATATATTTTTGATTGAAAGTACAGAAAATAAATTAACAAAAGGGTTCTTTTTAGTTTTCGACTGCGCTTAAACAGACATATAATATTATTTAATCTATTATAAATGGAGCATTTTATAGTATCAGCACGTAAATACCGTCCAAAAAACTTTGAGGATGTTGTTGGGCAACAAGCCATAACAAATACGTTAGAAAATGCTATAAAAAACAATCATTTAGCGCAAGCTTTATTATTTACAGGACCTCGTGGAGTTGGTAAAACTTCTTGTGCTAGAATTTTGGCTAAGAAAATCAATCAGCAAGACGCAGAAAATGCCGAAGAAGAAGATTTTGCTTTCAATATTTTTGAATTAGATGCTGCTTCTAACAATTCTGTAGATGATATTAGAAGTTTAACAGACCAAGTTCGCATTCCGCCACAAACTGGTAAATACAAAGTATATATTATAGATGAGGTGCACATG from Polaribacter sp. ALD11 includes the following:
- the nadC gene encoding carboxylating nicotinate-nucleotide diphosphorylase, which encodes MISKEQFEKELELIISNAIREDVGDGDHTSLSCIPSDAQGKAKLLVKDDGIIAGVEFAKQVFSYVDKDLQVETFINDGEKVKYGDIVFHVSGKSQSILMAERLVLNAMQRMSAIATKTAFFADLLKGTKTKVLDTRKTTPGIRALEKWAVKIGGGENHRFALYDMVMIKDNHIDFAGGITAAITKTKKYLAEKKLDIKIIVEARSLEEIKEILSNEGVYRILIDNFNYENTRKAVALIGDTCLTESSGGINEDTIRKYAECGVDFISSGALTHSVYNLDLSLKAID
- a CDS encoding M28 family metallopeptidase; translation: MKKILYVASAVAFMACGSSKTASNEDANVDQAAKYAASITAKDLGKHLFIYASDEFEGRNTGEPGQKKAVEYLKNFYVTEGIDSPLGGDDYFQEVPAEWINKNVRSGKFKDSENVVAFIKGSEKPDEIVVISAHLDHEGIKDGEIYNGADDDGSGTVAILEIAQAFQMAAKAGKGPKRSILFLHVTGEEKGLLGSKYYTDVDPIFPLANTVCDLNIDMVGRVDDRHKADPNYVYLIGSDKLSTELHNVSEAVNKKYTNINLDYKYNDENDPNRFYYRSDHYNFAKNNVPIIFYFNGTHADYHRPSDTPDKINYELLENRTRLVFHTAWEVANMDKRIVADKAEVKKETK
- the msrA gene encoding peptide-methionine (S)-S-oxide reductase MsrA — encoded protein: MKIIKSLLVVSFSILLVSCFGFSNKEENKENMAKVMFTPTRDTEVAYFASGCFWCVEAIFESVTGVEEAVSGYAGGKTLNPTYEKIGTGKTGHAEAVAVYYNPKKISFETLVTVFFGSHNPTTKNGQHPDYGSQYRSIAFYKTANEKKIIENAIKKLSAEEYKRKIVTEVTEFTKFYKAEEHHQDFERRNPNQSYVKAVSVPRLNKFKKKFPELLKKGNH
- a CDS encoding non-canonical purine NTP diphosphatase, yielding MKLVFATNNLNKLKEVQEMLSNTIEIISLKDINCFDEVDETEPTLEGNAKLKADYITQNFGYNCFADDTGLEVESLDGKPGVYSARFAGEPANSENNMQKLLTDLENKKNRKAQFRTAICLNLDNKQYIFEGVCKGEILKEKQGEKGFGYDPIFKPTGFSESFAEMKSEEKNKISHRGIAMLKLVTFLKENYS
- a CDS encoding iron ABC transporter permease: MEQKSYKKHFILLSVLLVVLFVLNISLGSVSIPFKDIFNTLIGNSAAKESWQTIILNFRLPKAITAILVGSGLSVAGLLMQTLFRNPLAGPFVLGISSGASLGVALLILGTALFGGLFLANSISNWSMPIASSLGAFLVLSAVIIAANRVRNTMSILIIGLMFGSLTSAIISVLAYFSEAEQIQQFLFWSFGSLGNLSWNELIVFIIIYSVGMLATLSIIKPLNSFLLGENYAKSLGINVKKSRNIILLITSILTGVITAFAGPIAFVGLAVPHIARMLFSTSNHKTLIPAVIVLGAIIMLICDAIAQLPTSEFTLPINAITSLFGAPIVIWLLIRKKKLFV
- the rlmH gene encoding 23S rRNA (pseudouridine(1915)-N(3))-methyltransferase RlmH, which gives rise to MKIKLLAIGKTDNKHLIQLVEEYQNRLKHYVKFELEVILDIKNVKNLSEVQQKEKEGELILSKLQNTDQLVLLDDKGKHFTSIEFSQYLQKKMNSGIKQLVLVIGGPYGFSDAVYTKSSGKISLSKMTFSHQMIRLFVVEQIYRGFTILKNEPYHHE
- a CDS encoding helix-turn-helix transcriptional regulator; this encodes MKQPELGKKILELRKQKGFTQEELVDRCNINVRTIQRIEAGDVSPRSYTIKAILEVLGFDYEEVLEKKYTPGKFDSILGINKDNIYRQLNIAMIFGIVYFIVGFFEVGADLLSFEKESNAFKSIYIVIKLLAVISYFLFFRGFVIIGGMFQNYLLQISAFLIIIFTLFFSVLDITSLYIWEDFLSIFGLSKLIAYGVLSVIVGIAIMRLTDFGDLAKWTGVLEIITGICLLLVLLSPIAIVTQFIVEIFEIILIYRIASKIKKTV
- a CDS encoding ABC transporter ATP-binding protein; the protein is MEQTKKHIVLKTEHLTIGYQQKKQDKIVLSDINLSIEKGKLISVLGKNGIGKSTLLRTLSKVQKPISGTIYFEEKELNLYSESELSKKLSLVLTERLPESQLTVFELIALGRQPYTNWIDKLSDTDLEKVNWAIAQTEITHLKDNRFYELSDGQLQRVLIARALAQDTTVIILDEPTAHLDMHQTINIFSLLQKLVQQTKKTIIISSHEINLALQLSDEIILLTENNIQFGTTAELISKDAFENLFPNNLLNFNKTLQQFVINKA
- a CDS encoding M3 family metallopeptidase, giving the protein MKKYITIAASILLVISCNTKEAKKEHTMDLSKNPLLIKSTLEYGTPDFSKIKTAHFLPAILEGMKLQNEAIAKITENTETPTFENTILALEESSKKLDDVNSVFSGLAGAHTNDTIKANQKELAPKFSKHSDDILLNTKLFEKIKTVYNNVSDANLDAESKHLVKEYFKNFSKAGANLSEEKKDKLKEINSEIASLSNDFGKKLLDASKKGGLVITDKAQLKGFSDEKISSLEKEGKYEIQLVNTTQQPALQTLENRATRKELFEKSIHRSDAGEYDTSDLVLKMTLLRAEKAQILGFNNYASWSLQGTMAGTPDKVFDMFKNLIPGSLEKAGSEIKEIQKEINKEGEDFKLAGYDWNHYAEKVRKSKYNLNEDEVKPYFEMTNVLEKGVFYAATKLYGITFKKRTDIPTYHPDVVVYELFEEDGSKLGLFFGDYYARDSKRGGAWMSSFVKQSKLRNQKPVIYNVCNSPKPAEGEPALISFDEVETMFHEFGHALHGFFGNQKYASISGTSTARDFVEFPSQFNENWSTHPEILNNYAIHYKTGEVIPAALLKKIKDAGTFNQGYSMIENLCSSSLDMKWHTISANDKIEDVAKFETEALKSMKLNVSEIPPRYRSTYFAHIFSGGYAAGYYSYLWTEMLSHDAYGWFEENGLLTRENGQKFREQVLSKGNTMEYAEMYKAFAGRDPEATPMLKARGLK